The Polypterus senegalus isolate Bchr_013 chromosome 1, ASM1683550v1, whole genome shotgun sequence genomic sequence TTCACAGACAAGTAGTCAGAGTGGCACAGGGCCTGCAAGCAAACTGAGCAGAGTCAAAAATGAATGTGCTACTAGTTGCTCTTCCCTCAGAGTTAACCGCTCTTTAGTACCATAAGGTCAACTCCATCTTCATGTTAACACCATGTACACTTTTTCACTCAGTTTAGATTCACTAGCTTACCTTTTCTTTCAGATTTTGCAAAATGATGGCACCCAGTGAAACCTACATGtacacaaggagaatgtgcaaactcaaccGAGATAGTGAGCAGGCAGGGAAGGTCTAAATAACTGGGAGATGACCATTGTGTCACCATGTCAGCCcagaatttctttttgtttagctTTTTGAGCAAATGTGCAAGTATCTGAAAAATGTTTGTATCTTCATTTCAGTCCAACTGGATTaaccagtaaataaaaaaatggaagagcAAGGTTTCATGGGTAGCATGGTGGCACTTTGGTTAGCACCGCAGCCTCAAAGATCTAAAATTCTGGGTTTAAATCTCATGCTCTCGTTGTCTCAgtggagcctgcatgttctcccaatgctTTTATGGGTTTTCCCCAGTTCTGTACTTTACTTCCCACATCCCTAAAGGCATGTTCAGTAGGTTAGCTGGTAATTTTGAATTTGCTTTttatgggtgtgtgtgagtgagatgACATACAAGTCCGAtttctgccttacacccagtgctctCAGGGTGGGCTTGTGACTCTGAATTGTTTTAAGTGGTTATTGTACATTATGTTCTGTTATGTAATATGAACAGGTAAAGCATCCTGGGAAGAGAACAAGTGCAAATGACATTTGTACCATAGGGACACATGGAAAATAAAGCTTTGAACATGAATGTGGTCAAATGATATTTAAGTAATATGTCCATCCAATGCTTCATTTTCTGACTTACCGTCCAGATTTGTGTGAggctggagcctgtcctggcCCTAATTTGAAAGCATGGCAGTAAGTGTGAGGAGGCTACAGCCACACTGATCCACGGTGTGCTTTGGTCAAGTCCTGCACCGGCTCACCGGCTGTGTGGAGTTTTCCTGATCTCTCAGTGTTTATGTGGCCATTCTTCTCACCTCCTCAAAGATGTGCAAGTAAGCTTAGCTGGCAATACTgaattggcccagtgtgaatttgggccatgtgatggactggcattcagtGTCTACAGCCCCCcaggaccctgaattggattaagcatggTTTGTGAATTTTATGCTACAACTAGTGTGGCAGTTAGGCTGACAACAAACTCCTGAAGACACAATTCAGCTCTAGTCTTTAGACAGACACTCATTGCAAGACTATTTCCACACAGAACAGTAAGAACACCCAAAGAAAATTTTCCAGGATGGAAGACTTTACTCACCATCTGACTGTGTTGCTGGCTATCCAGTTCTTCAGCTGTCAACGTGAAGCTTTGGTTCGGTGAAGGTCCTCCGGTAGACTGATGGCTATGGTGGTGCTGTGGAGTACGGCCAAACACTCCACTTCTGAAACTGGACTCGAGGCCCTGAAGCTGTGCTGTGTTGATTAAAACCTCAACTGCATCCTCGGCGCTCATCCCGATGCTGTCATGACCCATCTGCTGCTGCAAAGTCGCCATCCAATAGACATCTTCCAACGAAGCCTTTGGATCCACACCAGCAAAGCCAGAAGGATCATTGAAACTTGGTGACTGAGGCACCGAGCTACAAGGTGTTGATGTCAAGGAATCCCCAGTTGGCACACAAGCAGAGGCCTGGTACAGGTGATTAGTGGCGGGATCCCTGTTTTCTAAAGGCTCTCTCTTAATATCAAACTTCATGAGGTCAAAGTCATTCACATATTCCATTGCCAGCGGGCTGCTGGGAAGATCTGGGAGGTGCAGGGTACACGCCATTATGACAAGATCAGAGGAGGATGCTGAAGAAGCTGCAGTCACAGAGGTGGGAAAGGGAAAGAAAGAAGAATAGTTTAGAAAAAAGGAGAGCGAAGAGGAAAAAACCAAAGGGAAAAGGGCACACTGGACGTCTATGCAGCAAAATATGGATGTGCTTCGATTTACAACATGAAATGCTGCACAATATTACAAATACTTAAATAATCATTTGAAACAGTGGGGGGTTACATAAACAAATACTCAATTACATATAACTGAATTTCCTAATGTGTCCAAATATTGATAGTtgtaaagacaagaaaaaaaatcttccagtCCATCCAACCCCCTCTTTAAGGCTCCCAATCACCTAGTCTTTCATTTATAAACAGTAGTGCCATTAATAGCAGGCGCCATACTGGGCTCATTAAGATTAGGGTACAGCGCAGGGACACAGAGCAAAAAAACTGAATGGGTAAGACTTGTGGCCAAAAGTAGAGTTATGAGAAAGTAATTCAAACAGCCTGAGCAGCCAAATCCAGCCAAAGGTTAAGGGGTCTTCAAGCTTGATATAAAGGCTAAGACCAAAGGAGCCCCTCCAGTATTTGTAAGGAGATCATTCCTGGATTTCAGGACCTTAGATTGTAATTAAAAAATCTACCACCTATGTGGTCCTGTTCTTGTGGTAGTTACCCTCCTttacagtaattttatttaaacttttgtctTTTAAGAACACCTGCACATTAATATCAACCACATCAATCATTCTTGGTGACAatgtcatcagaccttcttcttctGCTAGGAATGCTGTAGTCATTTTTGATTCCCCTTTCTTATTTCATCCACATAAGCCACATTAAGGAACCTTCTTACTTCCACCttcgtaacatatcctgtgtttgctTATTCCTCTCTTGTAatactgagaaacttgtccatactTTCATTACATCCCACATCTACTATTGGAAACCCTCTCCTGACAGCTCCAGTtggttcagaactctgctgcaagagtccttacatgaaccTGAGACAGCGAGCACGTAACAACCATCCTGCTCTGCCTTACCTGGCTCATTGTGTCTtgcaggattgaatataaaattctacaaaTTTCCCATAAAGCTTTACAAGACTTTTGCACTAGACTACATCAGTAATCTcttccatcactatgctcctgtttgcccactaaggtccactAATTCTGGTGATCTCGTTGTGCCCCAAAACTAACTTATGACAGAACCTTCAGCATTATAAGCGGCCAGACTTTGAAACAACTTCCCAAAATTAATGAGATTTGccgactcaattcattctttcagAAAACAAGTTTAACCTCATTTGCTCAGGAAGGCGCTGAACTGACCTGACATTCTGACCCTTCTTTCTGCTTACCCTCTTTGCCAGGAAGAGGAAGATTTGTGTCTGTACCACGAATTGTGTTATTTATTCAGggttttctgtgtattttattctggtttaatgTCTCTCTTATTCTATTTCGTTTTTGTTtcattatctttatttagtgttttatgcagatattatttgtatccagTGTTATATAAGTATGTGTTGTAGTTCctgaatttctgtgaagtgctttgagcatgggaaaggtgctatataaataaaatgcattattattattataatcctGAGAGTAGAAATTATCTCATACAAATGAATACATAGTTGATGCGTTTTATATTCAAAAATTGTAAACCTGACAGCTCCTATGTGGCACTGGAACTGCAGGATGGGATGTCAGTGTGTGACTGGGTACACACAGTATGACAGAGGGACAGTGCAGATCAGTCTGACTCTCTTTACAAAATGGCCACCAGAACAACAGGCAAACCCAAATTCCCCACAGGAGGCACTGATCAACCCGTGGTCCAAAGTTGGTGACGCTACTCCAAGTTGCTGTCCATGGAAAGACACAAAGCATTTTTGTAAACTGCCAtcagtccagttcagggttgtgggccACAGCCTAGCATGGtagcatcttgttttatgtccttcAGTGCTTTACTTTCATTCATAGACCGGGCATTAAAAGAGCAACAATTAAAGATCAAGGCTATTCACGTTTATGCAACTTACTGTAACTGTGTAACGCACAGTCTTTGTTTCAGAAAGCTGATGATTTACAACAGATTGTACTGTCTTAAAGattttacataacatttttattgaCTACAGCTGTTCATATATTTTCTTATACAGAACTCTGCTTAATGCTAGTAAACATCAGAGAACAATGtcaaaaaattacaaacaatcTGACAATTAAGACAACTGTTTATTAAATATCCATTCATTGCTTTGCCAAAGGCagtcaatgtacagtacatggatGAGATATTGCATCAGCTTAGCAAAACAAAAACGcccgatggactgaatggtctcttctcgttTGTCAATTAGGGTCTCTGGGGGCAGACCGAGGGGTGTCTGCTCCAGAAGCATCTCTTACAAGCCAGGAACCAAATCTGAATGGGATAATGGTCCAGAAACTGATTTAGAGTTACCAATCAATAGAACCTAAATGCTtaggaaataaattaataataataataataataataataatacatgttatttacACAGCATCTCTCCCATGCCCAaggatgtaggaggaaactgaagcatccTGTGGAAACggggagaaagtgcaaactccacactggagTGGATCTGAACCCAGGTCTCTGGAGTCGTGAGTGAGCTGCACTAACTGAGCAGGCCTACTTTTATCCAAATAATATGAGGAATGAAGATTTTAACTTGACTGGGTGATGGGGGTAATCCTTAAAAGAATGTGCCAAAAATTATTGACAATGATTAACTTTTCCAATATATGCTAATACAAttagaataaaggcaaaattaCTCACCTTCACCTTTGTGGGAATCCTTATTGAACGAAGGACAATACTGAAATCTGTAACTTAATGGGCTGCTTGTAAGAAAATTATTGAAACTCCTACTGATGCCGTGAAAACTAAAACGTTGCTGCCAAACGACAAGCACCGCCTGGGGTGAGTTTTTGAGCTAAATGTCTTTATGTGTTTAGAATTTTCTACGTGCAAATAAATTTCCACTGCGTGCCATTTTCAGATGATGTGCAACTAAAACAAATGAATACGAAATAAAATCACATGCAAAGTCCTAAAAACTTCGTGTCACTAACAAACATCTGCCATTAAATCCGAATAAAATGTGTACCAAAAATGTCGATTAGAGTGGAATGTAAAGTATTAACAAAAGAAGAACATATTTAAAAAGATGTTGAAAGTTTGGTAAAACGTCACGTCAAAAAGACAAGGCTGCTCCTCCTGAGGATGCTCCGCCTGAAGATTCTTCAAACTTGAGCCGTCCGTCTATGAACTCGCCGCGCATCCACAAGTTCTCACTCGTCCGTCCACCGCTCTTTAGTTCTTCAAGTTGAACGAGCGTCCGAGAAGATGCGTGACACGTACTCAGGACCCAGGCACTCGTAAAAGACAAACGCGCATCCACGGACGATCCTCTGCTGCTTTACCAGAGCAGACGATTCACCTGCGCCAAAAGTCCGGGCTTGAGCAACAGGCGCGGGACCGCGGAGTCTCCTATATAAAGGCTGGACCAGAGGATGTCATCAGACCAGCGTCGGAGGACAGCCAATCGGCGGACAGATGTCATCTCGTGTCAAGCAGGTGTCGGAGTGCCTTCGCAACTTACCGTTCAATTTTCGGTAGACATGTTTAAAAGTGTAACACATGGTTTCGTTACAAAAAGAGGAAAGCAATGAGTTTTCTTTGCAAAAGAAGCGTATCCTATTAATACATCCACAGTTCATTGCACTGAAATATGGGTGCTGTTATTGTCACGAAGCCACGCATGCACGTAAGCTGTAACGTGTTAACAATGAAGTCATAATTCAATAAATCTCTTGTGATTGTAATCCAGCAGGCGACGAAGTGTGTATACAAAGGCACACGTGTCACTCCCGGCCGCTGCGTGAGGAGGTGACGGGCACCGCGCTCCGCTTTCTTTTTAGTGAATTCAGAGTGCTGCGCAGTACAtccatgctttgtttttgtctttattatgATACAAACATTAAAATTACAGTAATAGTGAACAAACACTGATAGATTTAGCCAGCTATACATTAGAGGATATTACAGCAAACGAAATGTTAAAATTTACGAATGTTAATAGTTAGGAAAACTTTACCGCTATTTGAGGTTAAAATGGTCTTAACATAcagttttacttcatttttaatcTAAAAAACATTCGTTTCTCAATGATAACGTTAGCTTTAAGAATAGGAAACTGTACTAGTATAATAAGACGATTAATTAGATGATATTCGTTTTCTGAACATCTTTTAAACTTATAAAACACCAATAAGATATccttaaaaataatcataaatctTCAGTAACCCTTATTTTGACGTACCTAGAAAAATCATACCAAAATACTTGATTGTAGAATCAGGTGCAAAATAAATGTATAGCAGTTTCTGTGCAGTTactacaaaaagattttttttaaagtatcttATTCATATTTGATTATGTAAAGTGTGGTACATggtataatttaaaacaaatttttcaaaatgtgtttgtaaTTAGATATGTAAGAGGTATGGCCAGTAATTTCTTCCAGGCAATATATGCAATAAAACTCTCCCAGTGAGTCAAGTGGCAATGGTTACCTCAGTGCTTCGAAATAAGAGatctaatgtttattattaagagATGATAGAAAACACACTCTTCGAGTTGAAGTTTCACTTGGCTTACAAAAATGTAGACTAGAAGATTGATAAGTGGTATTGCATCTGAAAACCATGATTACAGTTTGTAGGACAGCACTTCAAACAATTGACATCTCTTTTTTGGTAACTGAGAAATTTTAAGTAGATGCAAATTGGATTGAGTAACTGGTTAACTAgcaaattattttcattaaaccagcacctaaaatataaatttactttaacatcatcattatttcttataAGATATCTATGATGGTAAAAGTTATGTTTGCAGATTATGGACCAAGCTAAGCATTATGAAAATTTGCTGGTCCACGGAGTATTTCGTTAATATTATAGTTACACGTCAACACTACACTCTTAAAACTAACGATTCTTTAACGGCATTTAACTGGGTCGTTGCTTGACTAACAGCCATTTCATTCTGGTAACGGTTCTTTATATTTGAAGTTGGTTCTTTCTGCGCTGAAaaagttcctaatatgtggacaaaacagaatcCTTTTATGTACAGTAGGCTACCTAGCATGATACCGAAGATCAAGAAACCTGAACTGAGCCTGTTATTATTTGCAGCACAGTCCTCTGGAGGCATTTCACAGATCCGTTATCGCCTGTTCATGATATGAAACATGTTAGGGATCTAAATAAAAGGTCTTTTCTGGAAAGTTCATACAGATGGTTTTTTTTGGGAACCCCAATGACATCGGTCACTTTGGCGTCTTTATCTTTGAGTACTCGTCCCCGTTACGAGAGTCTTTTTTAATACGAATTTAACGACCCCGGTTTTGGGGGGATGCGGGGTTGAGAGAAAttgggagcaggcgctgatagtacgttgccgcacccaccacacgacgaaccacatGGATCGGGACCCAGTGAaacagtgttaatttttttttacggtgcctggagtgccaatccttccATCAATCCCCAAGTTTCCCCTGTatattggaggacctgcttgcatggCTAGATACCAATGCCTCTAAAGAGACTCCGGTCCACAAGCTGGACCTCGAGACGATCAGTGCTTCGTCTTCATAGTTTGTCTAAAATCCGCAATTGATAAAAGCAACTACTGCACTTGATCTTATTTAGAATGAAAGGGGGCCCATGACAGCATCAAGGCATTGTTAATGTAAGAAAAATCTGTACACTCCGCACTGTTTATTTCAGTAAATCAATAACGACGTTTTAGATTTCGATGTGTTAAATTTCGAAAGTGCTTGTAGAGTGCACTTGGCAATATTTTTAGGACAATGCATCTTTTCCAAAACTAACGTCCAAAGTGACAGAGGCGAAGAAGCGCGAACATTTGCTGAGGACACGCCCTCCTCAATTAGCATAATACGTCGCCCATTTACGTCAGGTAATCCTGACTTGACGAAAACGCAAGCTTGCGCTCGCAACAAAGTCAAGAACGGCTCACTGTTGTAGCAAGTGCTATCAAGAATCCTCAACACAAACCTTTTAGAAATATTGCAGTCAGGGGTGGATAGAAATACATAATATGAAtttaatgttgttgttattgttcttCTTCTCGTCAAATTGCAATATGATCAAGAACA encodes the following:
- the LOC120523154 gene encoding transcription factor Maf-like — its product is MACTLHLPDLPSSPLAMEYVNDFDLMKFDIKREPLENRDPATNHLYQASACVPTGDSLTSTPCSSVPQSPSFNDPSGFAGVDPKASLEDVYWMATLQQQMGHDSIGMSAEDAVEVLINTAQLQGLESSFRSGVFGRTPQHHHSHQSTGGPSPNQSFTLTAEELDSQQHSQMVTPDLRLEEQFSDEQLVSMSVRELNRHLRGFSKDEIVRMKQKRRTLKNRGYAQSCRFKRVQQKQVLEAEKSHLAQQMEQLQCELTRILQERDAYKSRYEKLLTKSFEDRERPLLVPCLESHQPHPRNSFAEEL